In Neisseriaceae bacterium CLB008, one genomic interval encodes:
- a CDS encoding 7-cyano-7-deazaguanine/7-aminomethyl-7-deazaguanine transporter has product MFEFTPQQKQKALLWLSFFHILVIASSNYLVQLPFTIFGFHTTWGAFTFPFIFLTTDLTIRVFGASLARKIIFVVMMPALLISYYVSVLFFDGAWSGWDSMSQFNLFVARIALASFMAYVIGQLMDIYVFNRLRQLPQWWVAPAVAAVFGNAVDTVAFFGVAFFRSDDAFMATNWPEIAMVDYVFKIIICALFFLPLYGVLLKYLLAKLTSVRAPDARH; this is encoded by the coding sequence ATGTTTGAATTTACGCCCCAACAAAAGCAAAAAGCCCTGCTGTGGCTGTCGTTTTTCCATATCTTGGTGATTGCTTCCAGTAATTATTTGGTACAGCTGCCGTTTACTATTTTTGGTTTTCACACCACTTGGGGGGCGTTTACCTTCCCGTTTATTTTCTTAACCACGGATTTAACCATACGGGTGTTTGGCGCGTCGTTGGCGCGTAAAATCATTTTTGTGGTGATGATGCCAGCCTTGCTGATTTCCTATTATGTGTCGGTGCTGTTTTTTGACGGTGCCTGGTCGGGCTGGGACAGCATGTCGCAGTTTAATCTGTTTGTGGCGCGTATTGCCTTGGCCAGTTTTATGGCCTATGTGATCGGCCAGCTGATGGACATTTATGTGTTTAATCGCCTGCGTCAATTGCCGCAGTGGTGGGTGGCGCCTGCGGTGGCGGCGGTGTTCGGTAACGCAGTGGACACGGTGGCCTTTTTTGGGGTGGCCTTTTTTCGCAGCGACGATGCCTTTATGGCGACCAACTGGCCCGAAATTGCCATGGTCGACTATGTGTTTAAAATCATTATTTGCGCCCTGTTTTTCTTGCCGTTATACGGTGTTTTATTGAAATATTTATTGGCTAAGCTCACTTCGGTACGTGCGCCTGACGCGCGGCATTAA
- a CDS encoding dicarboxylate/amino acid:cation symporter: MKKMGLSTKVFLGFVVGIALGLIFKQDILVIKPVGDLFLTLIKMLVVPLVFFSIVSGVASISDVQKLKRIGSKTMLYYVVTTMLAGCIGLAVAHIVQPGSNFDLASLQTAAAVEAKAMPTLGETLLSIFPSNPVKALVDGNLMQIIVFALFFGISITLIGEKAAKMNDLMKEGTEIMYKMTAIVMAFSPIGVAALIACTIGEYGFKIFGPLAKFILTDYLGLIAVIVLMYLVMLKFIAKVPLRHFFKHITSIWLVTASTTSSAGTLPVTIRVTEEKFGVANELSQFSLPVGATVNMNGAVVYYAAAIIFISQIYGVDLSIYQQIMIIVLTTLVSIGSPGIPGGGIVMTIMLLSTMGLPMEIVGLIAGIYRIIDMGHTTLNVTGDVVSTLCIARKEGLIDDSVYEQSKN, encoded by the coding sequence ATGAAAAAAATGGGTCTATCAACCAAGGTATTCCTTGGGTTTGTGGTGGGGATCGCCCTTGGGTTGATTTTTAAACAAGACATTTTGGTGATTAAACCAGTAGGGGATTTGTTCTTAACCCTGATTAAAATGCTGGTGGTGCCGTTGGTGTTTTTTTCCATTGTGTCGGGCGTGGCCAGCATCAGCGACGTGCAGAAGCTCAAGCGTATTGGCTCCAAAACCATGCTGTATTACGTGGTGACCACGATGTTAGCGGGCTGTATTGGCTTAGCGGTAGCCCACATTGTGCAGCCGGGCAGTAACTTTGATTTGGCCAGCTTGCAAACGGCCGCGGCGGTAGAGGCGAAAGCGATGCCGACGCTGGGCGAAACGTTGTTGAGCATCTTCCCGAGTAATCCGGTGAAGGCCTTGGTAGACGGCAACTTGATGCAGATCATCGTGTTTGCGCTGTTCTTTGGCATTTCCATCACTTTAATCGGTGAAAAAGCCGCCAAGATGAATGATCTGATGAAAGAAGGCACCGAGATCATGTACAAGATGACTGCGATTGTGATGGCGTTCTCGCCCATCGGCGTGGCCGCCTTGATCGCCTGCACCATCGGTGAGTACGGCTTTAAAATCTTTGGGCCTTTAGCTAAGTTTATTTTGACTGACTACTTGGGCTTGATTGCGGTGATTGTGCTGATGTATTTGGTGATGTTGAAGTTCATTGCCAAGGTGCCGCTGCGCCACTTCTTCAAACACATCACTTCAATTTGGCTGGTGACGGCCAGCACCACCAGCAGTGCCGGCACGCTGCCGGTGACCATTCGGGTGACGGAAGAAAAGTTTGGCGTGGCCAATGAGCTGTCGCAGTTTAGCCTGCCGGTTGGGGCGACGGTGAACATGAATGGGGCGGTGGTGTATTACGCTGCGGCGATCATCTTTATATCCCAAATTTATGGCGTGGATTTAAGCATTTATCAGCAGATCATGATTATCGTGTTGACCACGCTGGTGTCGATTGGCTCGCCGGGTATTCCGGGCGGTGGCATTGTGATGACCATTATGCTGTTGTCGACCATGGGCTTGCCGATGGAGATCGTGGGCTTGATTGCCGGTATTTACCGCATCATTGATATGGGCCACACCACGCTTAACGTGACGGGCGACGTGGTCAGCACGCTGTGTATTGCGCGTAAAGAAGGCTTGATCGACGACAGCGTGTACGAGCAGTCAAAAAATTAA
- a CDS encoding Zn-dependent hydrolase, with the protein MRINLDRLMATFHELAQIGPTPEGGACRLALSPEDKAGRALFIGWAEAHGGVASYDDIGNLFVTFQGQTNAEIMLGSHLDTQPNGGHYDGIFGVLSALEVVRTLKDHGHELAHTLTITAWTNEEGARFSPAMMGSSVYSGLLPLDHALEQTDRHGVSVASELSDLPSARRASSMPYPQAYLEAHIEQGPVLEKEGMDIGVVTGGQGIMWFDLSISGQPAHAGTTPMPLRHDPLFAFTDFAQRLEQAVLAFDARANVTIGKIRSDNSSYNTIMQSVNATIDIRHPEVAGLQAIHQRIQDLLADIDAERGVVHKLTEVWYNPPQAFTPDLIDAVRQAAAELGYAHQDIISGAGHDAILLAKVCPTTMIFIPCLDGISHNPVEYASPEQIDKGTMVLLKTLVQLDQQMA; encoded by the coding sequence ATGCGCATTAATCTAGATCGCCTCATGGCCACCTTTCACGAGCTGGCCCAAATCGGCCCCACCCCCGAAGGCGGCGCCTGTCGCCTCGCCCTCAGCCCTGAAGACAAAGCCGGCCGCGCCCTATTCATCGGCTGGGCCGAAGCCCACGGCGGCGTGGCCAGCTATGACGACATTGGCAACCTATTTGTGACCTTTCAAGGCCAAACCAACGCCGAAATCATGCTCGGCAGCCACCTCGACACCCAGCCCAACGGTGGCCACTACGACGGCATTTTTGGGGTTTTGTCGGCGCTAGAAGTTGTACGTACCTTAAAAGACCACGGCCATGAGCTGGCCCACACCCTCACCATCACCGCCTGGACCAACGAAGAAGGCGCCCGCTTCTCGCCCGCCATGATGGGCTCGTCCGTCTACAGCGGCCTACTGCCCCTAGATCACGCCCTCGAACAAACCGACCGCCACGGCGTTTCTGTCGCCAGCGAGTTAAGCGACCTGCCTAGCGCTCGCCGCGCCAGCTCAATGCCGTATCCGCAAGCCTATCTAGAAGCCCACATCGAGCAAGGCCCAGTGCTGGAAAAAGAAGGCATGGATATCGGCGTGGTCACCGGCGGCCAAGGCATCATGTGGTTTGACCTCAGCATCAGCGGCCAGCCGGCCCACGCCGGCACCACCCCCATGCCGCTGCGCCACGACCCGCTGTTCGCCTTTACCGACTTCGCCCAACGGCTAGAGCAGGCCGTCTTGGCCTTCGACGCCCGCGCCAACGTCACCATCGGTAAAATCCGGTCAGACAACAGCTCCTACAACACCATCATGCAATCGGTGAACGCCACCATCGACATTCGCCATCCCGAAGTCGCAGGCCTACAGGCCATACACCAGCGCATCCAAGACCTATTGGCCGACATCGACGCCGAACGCGGCGTGGTCCATAAGCTCACCGAAGTTTGGTACAACCCGCCCCAAGCGTTTACCCCAGATCTCATCGACGCCGTACGCCAAGCCGCCGCCGAGCTTGGCTACGCCCACCAAGACATCATCAGCGGCGCCGGCCACGACGCCATCCTCTTGGCCAAAGTCTGCCCCACCACCATGATTTTCATCCCCTGCCTCGACGGCATCAGCCACAACCCGGTCGAATACGCCTCACCCGAGCAAATCGACAAAGGCACCATGGTGTTATTGAAGACGCTGGTGCAGCTGGATCAGCAGATGGCTTAA
- a CDS encoding LysR family transcriptional regulator: MNLVFIETFVTVALSKNITDSAAKLFTSQSTVSYRLKELERLLDVTLIKRGKGEKATELTNEGKQFLPLALNWLELNKKIKNFRSETDYYSLSIASVESLNMYLLGDFYKNLQFDEHDWRLSIHNLHSHEIARLTNAKVIDIGIIVSDFTDIGVVSEEIYSEEIVVVTKKPGLFPSDSIDSTELNEETEIFVDWGYDYNLWRKKFLSEAYVHKWRSDSFSVAYQLLHDDYWFFAPLSVCQQVQQHDALYYHRLRDQAPSRKIHLIYNPAHLSDHPEVIEVFREKLVGYLREKVESI, encoded by the coding sequence ATGAACCTTGTATTTATCGAAACCTTTGTGACCGTCGCCCTATCCAAGAACATCACCGATTCGGCCGCCAAGCTGTTTACCTCGCAATCAACCGTCAGCTACCGCCTCAAAGAACTAGAGCGGCTGTTGGACGTGACCCTGATTAAGCGCGGCAAGGGCGAAAAGGCCACCGAGCTCACCAACGAAGGTAAGCAGTTCCTGCCCTTGGCGCTGAACTGGCTAGAGTTAAACAAAAAAATCAAAAACTTCCGCTCCGAAACCGACTATTACTCGCTCTCCATCGCCAGCGTGGAAAGCCTAAACATGTATTTATTAGGGGATTTTTATAAGAACCTACAGTTCGACGAACACGACTGGCGCCTGTCTATCCACAACCTACACAGCCACGAAATCGCCCGCCTCACCAACGCCAAAGTCATCGACATCGGCATCATCGTCAGCGACTTTACCGACATCGGCGTGGTCTCGGAAGAAATTTATAGCGAAGAAATTGTGGTGGTCACCAAGAAGCCGGGGCTATTCCCCAGCGACAGCATCGACAGCACCGAGCTCAATGAAGAGACAGAAATTTTTGTGGATTGGGGCTATGACTATAACCTTTGGCGCAAAAAGTTTTTAAGCGAAGCCTACGTACATAAATGGCGCAGCGACTCGTTTTCAGTCGCCTACCAGCTCTTGCACGATGACTATTGGTTCTTCGCCCCGCTGAGCGTATGCCAGCAGGTGCAGCAGCACGACGCGCTCTACTACCATCGCCTGCGCGACCAGGCGCCAAGCCGGAAGATTCACCTGATTTACAATCCGGCGCATCTGAGTGACCACCCGGAGGTGATTGAGGTGTTTCGGGAGAAGTTAGTGGGGTATTTAAGGGAGAAGGTGGAAAGTATCTGA
- the queC gene encoding 7-cyano-7-deazaguanine synthase QueC: MSTKRALVIFSGGQDSTTCLFQALQDYGQGNVEVISFNYGQRHQIELAKATAIAQDLQVKQTIIDTTVIQAVTHNALMDDTAIIRDEGPYPNTFVDGRNALFLLLAGSYAKSQGIHDVIIGVCETDFSGYPDCRDVFVKSMNVSMNLAMDYAFNVKTPLMYLTKAETWRLAADLGCLDYVRTHTHTCYLGVEGGCHECPSCLLREQGLQAYLASCGDMDKGVEDV; this comes from the coding sequence ATGAGCACTAAGCGCGCACTGGTCATCTTTTCGGGTGGCCAAGATTCTACTACCTGTTTGTTTCAAGCCTTGCAAGACTATGGTCAGGGCAATGTGGAAGTCATCAGCTTTAACTATGGCCAACGCCATCAGATTGAGCTGGCGAAAGCCACGGCCATCGCTCAGGATTTGCAGGTCAAGCAAACCATCATCGACACCACGGTGATTCAAGCAGTGACCCACAACGCTTTAATGGACGACACGGCCATTATTCGCGACGAGGGCCCGTATCCGAATACCTTTGTTGATGGCCGTAACGCCTTATTTTTGCTGCTGGCCGGCAGCTACGCTAAAAGCCAGGGCATTCACGACGTGATCATTGGTGTGTGTGAAACCGACTTTAGCGGTTATCCCGACTGCCGCGATGTGTTTGTGAAGTCGATGAACGTCAGCATGAATTTGGCCATGGACTATGCGTTTAACGTCAAAACCCCGCTGATGTATTTAACCAAGGCCGAAACCTGGCGCTTGGCGGCGGATTTGGGCTGTCTAGACTATGTGCGTACCCATACCCACACCTGTTATTTGGGTGTGGAGGGCGGCTGTCATGAATGCCCTAGCTGCTTGCTGCGCGAGCAGGGGCTACAAGCGTATTTAGCCAGCTGTGGCGACATGGATAAAGGGGTTGAAGATGTTTGA
- a CDS encoding DNA cytosine methyltransferase: MNPPIKVIDLFSGPGGLGEGFSALKDADGKPIFKIAISIEKEASAHATLRLRAFYRQFGDNVPDEYFEFMKGNLGEKPEEKLYSLFPNEYKAADEEALCLTLGQDNDQIFKSIEKSIGHDECILIGGPPCQAYSLAGPARNNKNYIAEDDHRNFLYKEYLKVIAKFQPAVFVMENVKGMLSAKINGKPIFDSIYRDLQNPTKFGLEQGSYTVNHHNYKLFSLVSSPLTSNDVDHPPQDFIIKSENYGIPQKRHRVIILGIREDIADKWNSSMLLKEEKKIVTVKDVLNGLPELRSGLSKVKHHTREDWTNAVISIKKEVIPALSKSKIYKHNVIACELKNIIKNFQAPINEQGSIFGLQAKKINSRNEILNNWIHDERLNGYISNHETRGHIEKDLHRYLFCSAWAVCAERENWDIATPKSNDYLDELVPNHANFKSGKFADRFRVQAPHIPATTITSHISKDGHYFIHPDPKQCRSLTVREAARIQTFPDNYFFAGSRTEQYVQVGNAVPPLLANQIATSVMKLLLK; this comes from the coding sequence ATGAATCCTCCTATTAAAGTAATTGATTTATTCTCTGGGCCTGGCGGGCTAGGTGAAGGCTTTTCTGCACTTAAAGATGCTGATGGCAAACCCATATTCAAAATAGCTATTTCAATTGAAAAAGAAGCCAGCGCTCACGCAACTTTACGGTTAAGGGCTTTCTATAGACAATTTGGGGACAATGTACCCGATGAGTATTTTGAGTTTATGAAAGGTAATTTAGGAGAAAAGCCCGAGGAAAAGTTATATTCATTATTCCCTAATGAATATAAAGCAGCTGATGAGGAAGCTCTGTGCCTTACCCTTGGCCAAGATAATGACCAAATATTTAAATCGATCGAGAAATCAATTGGTCACGACGAATGTATTTTAATTGGCGGCCCCCCCTGCCAAGCATATTCACTTGCAGGGCCAGCACGAAACAATAAAAACTATATTGCAGAAGACGACCATCGAAATTTCTTATATAAAGAATATTTAAAAGTCATTGCTAAATTTCAACCAGCTGTTTTCGTTATGGAAAACGTAAAAGGCATGCTCTCCGCAAAAATCAATGGGAAACCTATTTTTGACAGTATATATCGCGACTTACAAAACCCAACTAAATTTGGGCTAGAACAAGGTTCGTATACAGTAAATCACCATAACTACAAACTGTTCTCACTTGTCTCAAGCCCACTCACTAGCAATGACGTAGATCATCCGCCTCAAGACTTTATAATCAAATCAGAAAACTATGGAATTCCACAAAAACGCCATAGAGTAATAATTCTTGGTATAAGAGAAGATATTGCGGACAAATGGAATAGCTCAATGTTGCTAAAAGAGGAAAAAAAAATTGTCACTGTTAAGGATGTGCTGAATGGCTTACCAGAACTTAGAAGCGGCCTATCGAAGGTAAAGCATCACACCCGAGAGGATTGGACTAACGCGGTTATTAGTATCAAAAAAGAAGTCATTCCCGCCTTATCAAAATCAAAAATATATAAACATAATGTTATTGCTTGTGAACTTAAAAATATTATTAAAAATTTTCAAGCCCCTATTAATGAGCAAGGTAGTATTTTTGGCCTGCAGGCCAAGAAAATAAACTCACGTAATGAAATACTGAACAACTGGATTCATGACGAAAGGCTGAATGGTTATATTTCAAATCATGAAACCCGTGGCCATATCGAAAAAGATCTCCATAGATACTTATTCTGCAGTGCTTGGGCGGTTTGCGCAGAAAGGGAAAACTGGGATATAGCTACCCCAAAATCTAATGACTATCTTGATGAATTAGTGCCCAATCATGCAAATTTCAAATCTGGTAAATTTGCAGATCGATTCAGAGTTCAAGCACCGCATATTCCAGCAACAACAATTACGAGCCACATCTCTAAAGATGGACACTACTTTATTCATCCCGATCCAAAGCAATGCCGCAGCCTCACTGTCAGAGAGGCTGCTAGAATTCAAACATTTCCTGACAATTACTTTTTTGCAGGCAGTAGAACAGAACAATATGTCCAAGTAGGTAATGCAGTCCCCCCATTACTTGCCAACCAAATTGCTACATCTGTAATGAAGCTATTACTTAAGTAA
- a CDS encoding LysR family transcriptional regulator, whose amino-acid sequence MKTRHHLADALSWNLLHTFLVIVEEKSLTKASLRLHVTQSALSQSLKRLEERVGCVLIHRNHRQFELTRQGTELFKIAQEMYKKIASFDDDLQDDTGIKGTIRLLALSRIQNQQYDDFLTAFNRKYPEVGFDIEVLPSSEIWRQLAQKVPAIGIAIYKHKDEKIHDELVINQRYALFCGVNHPLFNVDKITPKLLQKQNFVSFQSEQIGDSLSALTVFRDKLGLMNRIKATSNSLDEVMRLIINGFGIGFLPEHIADDPHLNHKLKKLPPLEGACDIPIHMLWHKERKLSEAEQCFIKAFRQRVQGH is encoded by the coding sequence ATGAAAACACGCCATCACTTGGCCGACGCACTGAGTTGGAATCTGCTGCACACGTTTTTGGTCATCGTGGAAGAGAAAAGCCTGACCAAGGCCTCGCTGCGGCTGCACGTGACGCAGTCTGCCTTAAGCCAGAGTTTAAAGCGGCTAGAGGAGCGGGTGGGCTGCGTGCTGATTCACCGCAACCATCGCCAGTTTGAATTGACGCGTCAGGGCACTGAGCTGTTTAAGATTGCCCAAGAAATGTATAAAAAAATCGCCAGCTTCGACGACGATTTACAGGACGATACCGGCATTAAAGGTACGATTCGGCTGCTGGCGCTGAGCCGAATTCAAAACCAGCAATACGATGATTTCTTGACTGCGTTTAACCGTAAATATCCTGAAGTCGGTTTTGACATTGAGGTGTTGCCCAGCTCGGAAATCTGGCGCCAGCTGGCGCAAAAAGTCCCCGCCATTGGCATTGCCATTTACAAGCATAAAGACGAAAAAATCCACGATGAGCTGGTGATTAACCAGCGCTATGCGCTGTTTTGCGGGGTCAACCATCCTTTGTTTAATGTGGATAAGATCACGCCTAAGCTGCTGCAAAAGCAAAACTTTGTGTCGTTTCAAAGCGAGCAGATCGGCGATTCGTTGTCGGCGTTGACGGTGTTTCGCGATAAGTTGGGCCTGATGAACCGGATTAAGGCCACGTCGAACAGCCTGGATGAAGTGATGCGCTTAATCATCAATGGTTTTGGCATCGGTTTTTTACCCGAACACATTGCCGACGACCCACATTTAAACCACAAGTTAAAAAAACTACCGCCATTAGAAGGCGCCTGCGACATCCCCATCCATATGCTGTGGCATAAGGAACGTAAGCTCAGTGAGGCAGAGCAGTGCTTTATTAAGGCGTTCCGGCAGCGGGTGCAGGGGCATTAA
- a CDS encoding AIPR family protein, with product MELVDFLRRIQDEIAEEVLARDDDSGKQNLYTELIFAEIVARHMSEIGMTFDPEICHYYSNIQGILRLSGFAISEDGEQLDLYVSEYNGTRELVSIPDSEIKTAAERCLRFLNYCVEKKLSTKMDESHEAYSLVRTIEDGYATFDQIRIYVLTDRVVKTRQFKSREIQGKTIKLEVVDISRLFNHLQEGKPRDELVVNFEVVSGGALPCVWVPNEEGEYDYAMTVIPGEALRHIYEKYGSRILEANVRSFLSQTGKVNRGIRDTLLNQPERFMAYNNGVVIIADEANLGRLDDGGIGISWLKGMQIVNGGQTTASMFFTKKKNPHINLKAVYVPAKIIVLKKTDPLEEEQLISDISRYANSQNAVRQSDLSANKPYHIHLEKLALSTYCPDGVSRWFYERASGSYKVMLEREGRTPAGVKRIQSCIPTSRKITKTELAKYLCAWEQRPDLVSLGGQKNFIAFMELVQRDEESGKDINYDVTYYKETIAKTILFKTAQKLIRPQFPAYQANITAYVVSLIAKTLGEKIDLAMIWKNQAISEGLSRQILIWAEEVQSYLYETAQGKMISEWAKKADCWTMLANSHYSSVICSIDEYSKI from the coding sequence ATGGAATTGGTCGATTTTTTAAGAAGAATTCAAGATGAGATTGCGGAAGAAGTCTTGGCTCGTGACGATGATTCAGGGAAACAAAATTTATATACGGAGCTTATTTTCGCCGAAATAGTTGCACGGCATATGAGTGAGATAGGAATGACGTTCGATCCTGAAATCTGTCATTATTATTCTAATATACAAGGAATATTACGACTTAGTGGCTTTGCAATTTCAGAGGATGGGGAGCAGTTAGATCTATATGTAAGTGAGTATAACGGAACTAGAGAATTAGTAAGTATACCGGACTCAGAAATTAAAACAGCTGCAGAGCGTTGTTTGAGATTTCTCAATTACTGCGTTGAGAAAAAGCTTTCTACCAAAATGGATGAGTCTCATGAAGCGTATTCATTAGTCCGTACAATTGAGGATGGCTACGCTACATTCGATCAGATACGTATTTATGTATTAACGGATAGAGTTGTTAAGACTCGACAATTTAAAAGTAGAGAAATACAGGGTAAAACAATTAAGCTTGAGGTAGTCGATATCTCTAGATTGTTCAATCATTTACAAGAAGGTAAGCCTAGGGATGAGTTAGTAGTAAATTTTGAAGTTGTTTCTGGAGGAGCTCTACCATGTGTTTGGGTACCAAATGAGGAGGGAGAATATGATTATGCGATGACAGTCATTCCTGGTGAGGCGTTGCGACATATCTATGAAAAATATGGTTCTCGTATATTAGAGGCCAATGTTAGGTCTTTTTTAAGTCAGACAGGAAAAGTGAATAGAGGCATCAGAGATACTCTGCTAAATCAACCAGAACGATTTATGGCTTATAACAATGGGGTAGTTATTATTGCAGATGAAGCTAATTTAGGAAGATTAGATGATGGTGGTATTGGTATTTCGTGGTTAAAAGGGATGCAAATAGTTAATGGTGGCCAAACCACAGCATCCATGTTTTTTACAAAAAAAAAGAACCCGCATATTAATTTAAAAGCAGTATATGTGCCAGCGAAAATTATTGTATTAAAGAAAACAGATCCGCTCGAGGAAGAGCAATTAATATCAGATATTTCTCGTTACGCAAATAGTCAAAATGCAGTACGACAATCTGATCTTTCTGCAAATAAACCATACCATATCCATTTAGAAAAATTGGCTCTATCTACTTATTGCCCTGATGGAGTAAGTAGGTGGTTCTATGAGAGAGCAAGCGGTAGCTATAAAGTAATGCTTGAGAGGGAGGGTAGAACTCCAGCAGGAGTTAAGCGGATCCAATCATGTATACCAACTAGTAGAAAAATTACAAAAACAGAATTAGCTAAATACCTTTGTGCTTGGGAACAACGTCCAGACTTGGTTAGCCTAGGAGGACAAAAAAACTTTATTGCATTTATGGAGCTGGTCCAAAGAGATGAAGAAAGTGGTAAGGATATTAATTATGATGTCACTTATTATAAAGAAACAATAGCCAAAACTATTCTTTTTAAGACGGCTCAAAAGCTTATAAGACCTCAATTTCCTGCTTACCAAGCTAATATCACTGCGTATGTTGTGTCTTTAATTGCAAAAACTCTAGGGGAAAAGATTGATTTGGCAATGATCTGGAAAAATCAAGCAATATCAGAAGGGCTTAGTAGGCAAATATTGATTTGGGCTGAAGAGGTTCAAAGTTATCTATATGAGACGGCTCAAGGGAAAATGATATCAGAGTGGGCCAAAAAAGCAGATTGTTGGACAATGCTAGCTAACTCCCATTACTCAAGTGTTATATGTTCAATTGACGAGTACTCAAAAATATAA
- a CDS encoding aminotransferase class V-fold PLP-dependent enzyme, producing MSHTLSGRLIAPQIHQALRAQFAYLDQDLDGSSRLFFDNSGGSLRLIEAIMAKNTIDLLPDCPERVHERALMLQDIMAKGEETILHTMLNAPSGSLLTELTASQVMFQMVGTIVTHVAGTNVVTSNIEHPSAYDAAAFYCAQTGKTLRVAEANAEGFVSVESILALIDEETTLLSIIASSNISGNIMDLATIVAKAREKKPDLFIISDAVQHLPHGTIDLSAIPLDGLNFAPYKFMASRGIGFGYVSDRVSALPHHKLLARPDQAWGLGTPTASLFHSMNQVFAYIDALGAAVDEAADTPRARYLAGMEAIELHERALLHRLLNGGEGVTGLRQMAGVNVYLDDAPLDQRDLIVAMGLEGWDFDALRAEYQRRGVTVYERVNTSIYSKRIVEALGLSGAIRVSPMHCHTEAEIDQFLSITQAIVNGDR from the coding sequence ATGAGCCATACCTTAAGCGGGCGCCTGATTGCGCCCCAGATTCACCAAGCGCTGCGTGCGCAGTTTGCCTATCTGGATCAGGACTTGGACGGCAGCTCGCGCCTGTTTTTTGACAACTCTGGCGGCTCGCTGCGGCTGATTGAAGCCATTATGGCCAAGAACACCATTGATCTGTTGCCAGATTGTCCTGAGCGGGTGCATGAGCGCGCCTTAATGCTGCAAGACATCATGGCCAAGGGCGAAGAGACCATTTTACACACCATGCTGAATGCGCCTTCTGGGTCTTTATTGACGGAATTAACCGCGTCGCAGGTGATGTTCCAGATGGTGGGCACGATTGTGACCCATGTGGCCGGCACCAATGTGGTGACGTCCAATATTGAGCATCCTTCGGCCTATGATGCGGCGGCGTTTTATTGTGCCCAAACCGGTAAGACCTTACGCGTGGCCGAGGCCAATGCAGAGGGCTTTGTCAGCGTGGAGTCGATTCTAGCGCTGATCGATGAGGAAACGACGCTGTTGAGCATCATTGCGTCGTCGAATATCTCGGGCAACATCATGGATTTGGCCACCATCGTGGCCAAGGCGCGCGAGAAGAAGCCGGATTTATTCATTATTTCGGATGCGGTTCAGCATTTACCTCACGGCACCATTGATTTAAGCGCCATTCCTTTAGACGGCCTGAACTTTGCGCCGTATAAGTTCATGGCCAGCCGCGGCATTGGCTTTGGCTATGTGTCGGATCGGGTGTCTGCCTTGCCTCACCATAAGCTATTGGCGCGTCCTGATCAGGCTTGGGGCTTGGGCACGCCGACGGCGTCGCTGTTCCATTCGATGAATCAGGTGTTTGCCTATATTGATGCGCTGGGTGCGGCGGTGGATGAGGCCGCGGATACGCCACGCGCGCGCTATTTGGCCGGGATGGAGGCGATTGAGCTGCACGAGCGGGCGCTGCTGCATCGCCTGCTGAACGGCGGTGAAGGGGTAACGGGGCTGCGCCAGATGGCGGGGGTCAATGTTTATCTAGACGATGCACCGTTAGACCAGCGCGACCTGATCGTGGCAATGGGCCTTGAGGGCTGGGATTTTGATGCATTACGGGCCGAATACCAGCGCCGTGGCGTCACCGTGTATGAGCGGGTGAACACCAGTATTTATTCTAAACGCATTGTCGAAGCCTTGGGCTTGAGCGGGGCGATACGGGTGTCGCCCATGCATTGCCACACCGAGGCTGAGATTGATCAATTTTTAAGCATTACCCAAGCCATCGTCAACGGCGATCGCTAA